One genomic segment of Catalinimonas alkaloidigena includes these proteins:
- a CDS encoding TonB-dependent receptor encodes MWRSSVLTFITVSFLSTSLCFSQTGKISGKLTFEDGSPVTFATVFITSIKKHTLSSENGWYEIANIPYGTHQLEVSSIEIKKNAYNINVDSHAVDGALVLERADASVLNEVIVEGMTEKKEIETQGFAVNVIETKAASLQSVQTNDLLNRTAGVRVRQNGGLGSSVDYNLNGMSGNSVRIFIDGLPVSTYGRSFSLNSIPPALIERIEVYKGVLPAHLADDALGGAINVVLKKEVANNLTASVSYGSFNTFQSNFSGMYRNDQSGFTVKASGFYNYSDNDYEVWGKFVRNILPNGRYDYVRAKRFNDAYRSIGGQLALGFTNVKWADQFFISYNGSDDYNEIQHGTYMSIPYKGRFTKSQANVAGITYRKNDLFIPGLELTFNGVMSDRDQVVNDTVKWNYNWFGEKSVGLDGNPILRPQGAQQGAPTINHIDRNIATFRSGLNYVINDHHKLIFSHAFYNIDRTQQDEKRSAVEREFIGTRDLQKNISSLAYEFNALDSRLKANLFGKLYQQSIKRMDPILLEENGASVRAEDRVSSNRNTSGYGVALSYSAMRHLVILASAEKAVRMPSENEIFGSPGDNIVENLGINPEISNNVNIGFQAGNYTIEDHKLSFSGTGFVRDTRDKIVQRINPRINDAVQTNPFENLGKTKSLGFEAELNYLYDKRLNVMLNMSRFNSVFNMQYDTHGNVYDNFNQQLPNEPFFTINSAVQYTFKDLIAKHANLNLSYNFGFVDRFYTTWLEIEDFRTPRQFIHDFGLNYIFPNKKFVVSADVRNIFDSQVYDNFAVQKPGRAFYLKLNYTLTNL; translated from the coding sequence ATGTGGAGATCATCGGTCCTGACATTTATTACTGTGAGCTTTCTTTCAACCAGCTTATGCTTTTCGCAGACAGGAAAGATTTCCGGAAAACTAACTTTTGAAGATGGATCGCCCGTGACATTTGCTACGGTTTTCATTACTTCTATTAAAAAACATACCCTCTCAAGTGAGAATGGCTGGTATGAGATTGCCAATATTCCTTATGGAACTCACCAGTTGGAAGTCAGCAGTATTGAAATTAAAAAAAACGCTTACAATATAAATGTTGACAGCCACGCTGTAGATGGGGCTTTGGTTTTAGAAAGAGCAGATGCCAGCGTGCTGAACGAGGTGATTGTTGAGGGAATGACCGAAAAGAAGGAAATTGAAACCCAAGGCTTTGCTGTTAATGTGATAGAAACGAAAGCTGCATCGCTCCAGTCAGTGCAGACCAATGATTTGCTTAACCGGACTGCCGGAGTGAGGGTCCGCCAGAATGGAGGCTTAGGTTCATCAGTAGACTACAACCTCAATGGGATGTCAGGAAACTCCGTGCGGATTTTCATAGATGGCCTGCCCGTATCTACTTATGGTAGATCTTTCAGCCTGAACAGTATTCCACCAGCCCTCATAGAGCGCATTGAGGTATACAAAGGCGTACTTCCCGCGCACCTGGCTGATGATGCTTTAGGGGGGGCTATCAATGTGGTTTTAAAAAAAGAAGTTGCCAACAACCTGACAGCATCGGTTTCTTACGGCTCTTTTAATACGTTCCAAAGCAACTTTAGCGGGATGTACCGCAATGATCAGTCAGGCTTTACTGTAAAAGCGTCTGGTTTTTATAATTACTCAGACAATGATTATGAAGTGTGGGGCAAATTTGTGAGGAACATATTGCCAAACGGTCGGTATGATTATGTGCGGGCCAAAAGGTTTAACGATGCCTACCGATCTATTGGTGGTCAGCTAGCGCTTGGCTTTACCAATGTGAAGTGGGCCGATCAGTTCTTCATCAGCTACAATGGTTCTGATGATTATAATGAGATACAGCATGGCACTTATATGTCTATTCCCTACAAAGGAAGGTTTACCAAATCTCAGGCCAATGTGGCTGGTATTACCTACCGAAAAAATGATCTGTTCATTCCCGGCTTGGAGCTTACTTTTAACGGAGTCATGAGTGATAGAGATCAGGTGGTTAATGATACGGTCAAATGGAACTACAACTGGTTTGGCGAAAAGAGTGTAGGGCTGGATGGCAACCCGATCTTAAGACCCCAGGGAGCGCAGCAGGGCGCACCCACAATCAATCATATAGACAGAAATATTGCTACCTTCAGGTCAGGGCTCAATTACGTTATCAATGACCATCATAAGCTCATTTTCAGCCATGCCTTTTATAATATAGACCGGACTCAGCAGGATGAAAAGCGCAGTGCTGTAGAACGAGAGTTTATAGGCACCCGTGATTTGCAGAAGAATATTTCCTCTCTGGCCTATGAGTTTAACGCTCTTGACTCACGGCTGAAAGCCAATCTGTTTGGCAAGTTATATCAGCAAAGCATAAAGCGGATGGACCCTATATTGCTAGAGGAAAATGGAGCATCCGTGCGTGCAGAAGATAGGGTGAGCAGCAATAGAAATACTAGCGGATATGGCGTGGCTTTGTCTTATTCCGCCATGCGTCATCTGGTGATCCTTGCTTCCGCGGAGAAGGCCGTCAGAATGCCCTCTGAAAACGAAATATTCGGAAGCCCTGGTGATAATATAGTAGAGAACCTGGGGATAAATCCTGAGATCAGCAATAATGTAAACATCGGGTTTCAGGCTGGAAATTATACGATAGAAGACCATAAGCTGTCATTTTCAGGTACAGGATTCGTGCGGGATACGAGAGATAAAATTGTACAAAGGATCAATCCCAGAATTAATGATGCAGTACAGACCAATCCCTTTGAAAATTTAGGAAAAACAAAGTCCCTAGGTTTTGAAGCGGAGCTAAACTACCTGTACGATAAACGTCTGAATGTAATGCTGAATATGTCCCGCTTTAACTCGGTATTCAACATGCAATATGATACCCATGGTAATGTCTACGATAACTTCAACCAACAGCTGCCTAATGAACCTTTCTTTACCATCAACAGCGCTGTACAGTACACCTTCAAAGACCTGATAGCGAAGCACGCTAACTTAAACCTGTCTTACAACTTTGGTTTTGTTGACCGTTTTTACACCACATGGTTAGAGATTGAGGATTTCAGAACCCCTCGCCAATTCATTCATGATTTCGGTCTCAATTACATATTTCCCAACAAAAAATTTGTCGTAAGTGCCGATGTGAGGAATATTTTTGATAGTCAGGTGTATGACAATTTCGCTGTACAAAAACCAGGAAGGGCTTTTTATCTGAAACTAAACTATACACTCACAAATTTGTAA
- a CDS encoding PepSY-associated TM helix domain-containing protein, producing the protein MFRLHRWLMLDTEIGRPIVRWSTVIFALLIMCGLVIWFPQKAKSWKQGLKLKWYEKRKRFNHNLHNALGFYTAIFLLIMALTDLQGSFDGYRTALRSVLGVSEPERKRKRWFRKELMVFLFAKRVIFHAQ; encoded by the coding sequence ATGTTCAGGCTTCACCGATGGCTGATGCTGGATACCGAGATTGGTCGGCCGATTGTCAGGTGGAGCACCGTGATATTTGCGCTTCTCATTATGTGCGGGCTGGTGATCTGGTTTCCACAAAAAGCAAAATCATGGAAGCAAGGGCTTAAACTCAAATGGTATGAGAAGCGAAAGAGATTCAATCACAACTTGCATAATGCACTAGGGTTTTATACGGCTATCTTTCTGCTGATTATGGCCCTAACTGACCTTCAGGGGTCGTTTGACGGGTATCGTACAGCTCTCCGAAGTGTATTAGGGGTAAGTGAGCCAGAGAGAAAGAGAAAACGCTGGTTTCGCAAGGAATTAATGGTCTTTTTATTTGCGAAAAGAGTCATTTTCCATGCTCAGTAA